One genomic window of Streptomyces sp. WP-1 includes the following:
- a CDS encoding pyridoxal 5'-phosphate synthase, which translates to MAQNDLHALLLTQRVWSPEVTRLPPFDPHTAPPTPLPLFTSWFAEAVDAGQPEPHTMTLATVDEEGRPDARIVMLHGADPDGWSFATHTTSRKGRALDAHPYAALTFYWPVLGRQVRVRGPVAVAPSEESQADLHARSTGALAAALTGHQSEELDSAEELRRASRAAWDEARENPALPAPTWALYRLRPDTVEFFQGAADRAHVRLEYRSTGFGWSRGLLWP; encoded by the coding sequence ATGGCACAGAACGATCTCCACGCCCTGCTCCTGACCCAGCGCGTCTGGTCGCCCGAGGTGACCCGGCTGCCGCCGTTCGATCCGCACACGGCGCCGCCGACCCCGCTGCCGCTGTTCACGAGCTGGTTCGCCGAGGCGGTGGACGCCGGGCAGCCGGAGCCGCACACGATGACGCTGGCCACGGTGGACGAGGAAGGGCGGCCGGACGCCCGGATCGTGATGCTGCACGGCGCCGACCCCGACGGCTGGTCCTTCGCCACCCACACCACGAGCCGCAAGGGCCGCGCCCTCGACGCCCACCCGTACGCCGCCCTGACCTTCTACTGGCCGGTGCTGGGCCGCCAGGTGCGGGTGCGCGGGCCGGTCGCGGTGGCGCCGTCCGAGGAGAGCCAGGCGGATCTGCACGCCCGCTCCACGGGTGCCCTCGCGGCGGCGCTGACCGGGCACCAGAGCGAGGAGCTGGACTCCGCGGAGGAGCTGCGCCGGGCCTCTCGGGCCGCGTGGGACGAGGCCCGCGAGAACCCTGCCCTGCCCGCGCCCACCTGGGCCCTGTACCGGCTGCGCCCGGACACGGTCGAGTTCTTCCAGGGCGCCGCCGACCGGGCGCATGTCCGGCTGGAGTACCGCAGCACGGGGTTCGGGTGGAGCAGGGGGCTGCTGTGGCCGTGA
- a CDS encoding acetyl-CoA acetyltransferase has protein sequence MTRVSRNVAVAGVALSDCGRVPDATPYALGAQAARRALADAGLDRSVVDGFASAGLGTLAPVEVAEYLGLRPTWVDSTSVGGSTWEVMAAHAADAITAGHAKAVLLVYGSTARSDIKAGRRTGELSFGTRGPLQFEAPYGHTLIAKYAMAARRHMIEYGTTIEQLAEVAVQARANAALNPEAMFRAPVTVDEVLAGPLIADPFTRLHCCPRSDGGAAVLLAAEEVVRDCRTAPVWVLGTGEHVSHAAMSEWPDFTVSPAAVSGRLAFGRAGVRPAEIDLAEIYDAFTYMTLVTLEDLGFCAKGEGGAFVQKGRLLVRGGGLPVNTDGGGLSAQHPGMRGLFLLVEAVRQLRGEAGERQVRRADGTWPALAVASGTGGWFCSSGTVVLGR, from the coding sequence ATGACCCGTGTGAGCCGCAACGTCGCCGTGGCCGGTGTGGCGCTCTCCGACTGCGGACGGGTCCCGGACGCGACGCCGTACGCGCTGGGCGCCCAGGCGGCCCGGCGCGCGCTCGCGGACGCCGGTCTGGACCGGTCCGTGGTGGACGGCTTCGCCTCCGCGGGCCTCGGCACGCTGGCCCCGGTGGAGGTCGCCGAGTACCTGGGCCTGCGCCCCACCTGGGTGGACTCCACCTCCGTGGGCGGCTCCACCTGGGAGGTGATGGCGGCGCACGCGGCGGACGCGATCACCGCGGGGCACGCGAAGGCGGTGCTGCTGGTCTACGGCTCGACCGCGCGCTCGGACATCAAGGCGGGCCGCCGCACGGGGGAGTTGTCCTTCGGAACGCGCGGCCCGCTCCAGTTCGAGGCGCCGTACGGGCACACCCTGATCGCCAAGTACGCGATGGCGGCGCGGCGGCACATGATCGAGTACGGCACGACGATCGAGCAGCTGGCCGAGGTCGCGGTGCAGGCGCGGGCGAACGCGGCGCTGAACCCGGAGGCGATGTTCCGGGCGCCGGTCACGGTGGACGAGGTGCTGGCGGGCCCGCTGATCGCCGACCCCTTCACCAGGCTGCACTGCTGCCCGCGCTCGGACGGCGGCGCGGCGGTGCTGCTGGCCGCCGAGGAGGTCGTACGGGACTGCCGTACGGCCCCCGTCTGGGTGCTCGGCACCGGTGAGCACGTCTCGCACGCGGCGATGTCCGAGTGGCCCGACTTCACCGTCTCCCCGGCGGCGGTCAGCGGCCGGCTCGCCTTCGGGCGGGCCGGGGTGCGCCCCGCCGAGATCGACCTCGCCGAGATCTACGACGCCTTCACCTATATGACCCTGGTGACGCTGGAGGACCTGGGCTTCTGCGCCAAGGGCGAGGGCGGGGCGTTCGTCCAGAAGGGCCGGCTGCTGGTGCGCGGCGGCGGGCTGCCGGTGAACACGGACGGCGGCGGCCTGTCCGCCCAACACCCGGGCATGCGCGGCCTGTTCCTGCTGGTGGAAGCCGTACGACAGCTGCGCGGCGAGGCCGGGGAACGCCAGGTGCGCCGCGCCGACGGGACATGGCCCGCCCTCGCGGTGGCGTCCGGCACCGGGGGCTGGTTCTGCTCGTCCGGCACGGTGGTGCTCGGACGATAG
- a CDS encoding acyl-CoA dehydrogenase family protein translates to MDTRLTAEQDEIRRSLRELLRARCGSGESRAAVDTPAGYDPLLWAALAERLGLPGLALPERYGGVGCSVTELALACEETGRALAPSPLLATCVLAAPLILALGTETQRARLLPRIAAGTLTAALAVPGPDLAGALALTGANGGYTAGGGRAGGVQAGRGPDGWRLYGQVDQVLDGHSAGLLLVAAHTGGYARARTRLFLVEGDAVGVVRIRRTALDATRPQGRVQLREVRGELLGPEEGAEAREAFAALGDPVAAVLAAEAVGAADRVLERTVEYVGRREQFGRPVGSFQAVKHRLAEVYAGVRAARSAAYYAAWATAGGAGEGFGGPALAQALEALRTAAAEGIQLHGGIGFTWEHDAHLYFKRAAGDELLFGPGHRLRGRAAERAGLFGAAGETGLFGAAGKVGA, encoded by the coding sequence ATGGACACCCGTCTCACCGCCGAGCAGGACGAGATCCGCCGGTCCCTGCGCGAGCTGCTCCGAGCCCGGTGCGGCTCGGGCGAGTCGCGGGCCGCCGTCGACACCCCGGCCGGGTACGACCCGCTGCTGTGGGCCGCGCTGGCCGAGCGGCTCGGGCTGCCGGGCCTCGCGCTGCCCGAGCGGTACGGCGGGGTCGGCTGCTCGGTCACCGAACTGGCCCTCGCCTGCGAGGAGACGGGCCGCGCCCTCGCCCCCTCCCCGCTGCTCGCCACCTGCGTGCTCGCCGCCCCGCTGATCCTCGCCCTCGGCACCGAGACCCAGCGCGCGCGGCTGCTGCCCCGGATCGCCGCGGGCACTCTCACCGCGGCGCTCGCCGTACCGGGCCCGGACCTGGCCGGCGCGCTGGCCCTGACCGGCGCGAACGGCGGGTACACCGCCGGGGGCGGCCGGGCGGGCGGGGTGCAGGCCGGGCGCGGCCCCGACGGATGGCGGCTGTACGGGCAGGTGGACCAGGTCCTCGACGGGCACAGCGCCGGACTGCTGCTGGTCGCCGCGCACACCGGGGGGTACGCCCGCGCGCGGACACGGCTGTTCCTGGTCGAGGGGGATGCCGTGGGCGTCGTACGGATCCGGCGGACGGCGCTGGACGCGACGCGGCCGCAGGGGCGGGTGCAACTGCGAGAGGTCAGGGGGGAGTTGCTGGGGCCCGAGGAGGGGGCGGAGGCGCGGGAGGCGTTCGCGGCGCTCGGGGATCCGGTCGCCGCCGTCCTCGCCGCCGAGGCCGTGGGGGCGGCGGACCGGGTGCTGGAGCGGACGGTGGAGTACGTCGGGCGGCGCGAGCAGTTCGGGCGGCCCGTGGGGTCCTTCCAGGCGGTCAAGCACCGGCTGGCGGAGGTCTACGCGGGGGTGCGGGCGGCACGGTCGGCCGCGTACTACGCCGCATGGGCGACGGCGGGCGGAGCGGGCGAGGGGTTCGGGGGACCGGCGCTCGCACAGGCGCTGGAGGCGCTGCGGACGGCGGCGGCCGAGGGGATCCAGCTGCACGGGGGGATCGGGTTCACCTGGGAGCACGACGCGCACCTGTACTTCAAGCGGGCGGCCGGTGACGAACTGCTGTTCGGGCCGGGGCACCGGCTGCGGGGGCGGGCGGCGGAGCGGGCCGGGCTGTTCGGGGCGGCGGGGGAGACCGGGCTGTTCGGGGCGGCGGGGAAGGTGGGGGCGTGA
- a CDS encoding nitroreductase/quinone reductase family protein, with the protein MRVVRKVSASRGFARVAPYVIPALDRGVHRLTRGRRLLSTAMLPGVVLTSEGARSGLPRRTPLACIPEEGREGGRSWILVGSNFGRPGHPAWTHNLLARPRASISWRGADVTVTAVLLEGEERAVVWAAALAFWPPYAAYQRRISRQIRLFRLTEHVSGR; encoded by the coding sequence GTGCGGGTGGTGCGGAAGGTGTCCGCAAGCCGGGGGTTCGCCCGGGTCGCCCCCTACGTGATCCCGGCACTCGACCGGGGCGTGCACCGGCTCACCCGGGGGCGCAGGCTGCTCAGCACGGCGATGCTGCCCGGGGTGGTCCTCACCTCCGAGGGCGCCCGCAGCGGGCTGCCGCGCAGGACACCGCTGGCCTGCATACCGGAGGAGGGGAGGGAGGGCGGGCGGAGCTGGATCCTGGTCGGGTCCAACTTCGGGCGGCCCGGGCATCCCGCCTGGACCCACAATCTGCTCGCCCGGCCCCGGGCGTCGATCAGCTGGCGGGGCGCGGACGTGACCGTCACCGCCGTACTCCTGGAGGGGGAGGAGCGGGCCGTGGTGTGGGCGGCGGCCCTCGCGTTCTGGCCGCCGTACGCCGCGTACCAGAGGCGGATCAGCCGTCAGATCAGGCTCTTCCGGCTGACCGAGCACGTGTCCGGCCGCTGA
- a CDS encoding LysE family translocator — MDSGLLFSFLVVDLLLVCVPGADWAYVIATALRGARVPRAVAGLVCGYALHTALAAAGLAVLVAGSPRLLTALTVAGAGYLLWLGWGVLRRPAAPQAGPAETAQGRLFLRGATISGLNPKGLLLYLSVLPQFLTLRGARLPVPAQTAALGLLHMACCAAVYLTVGVLARALLAARPAAARAVTRTSGAAMLGIGAFLLVERLATL; from the coding sequence ATGGACTCGGGACTGCTCTTCTCCTTCCTCGTCGTGGACCTGCTGCTGGTGTGCGTGCCGGGCGCCGACTGGGCGTACGTCATCGCGACCGCCCTGCGCGGCGCCCGGGTCCCGCGCGCGGTGGCGGGCCTGGTCTGCGGATACGCCCTGCACACGGCCCTGGCGGCGGCCGGCCTCGCGGTGCTGGTCGCGGGCTCGCCCCGGCTGCTGACGGCGCTGACCGTGGCGGGCGCCGGCTATCTGCTGTGGCTGGGCTGGGGCGTCCTGCGCCGCCCGGCCGCCCCGCAGGCGGGCCCGGCGGAGACCGCCCAGGGCCGCCTCTTCCTGCGCGGGGCCACGATCAGCGGCCTGAACCCCAAGGGCCTGCTGCTCTACCTCTCCGTGCTCCCCCAGTTCCTCACCCTGCGCGGCGCCCGTCTGCCCGTCCCCGCGCAGACCGCGGCCCTCGGCCTGCTGCACATGGCGTGCTGCGCGGCCGTCTACCTCACGGTCGGCGTCCTCGCCCGCGCCCTGCTCGCTGCCCGCCCGGCCGCGGCCCGCGCGGTGACCCGCACCTCGGGCGCGGCGATGCTCGGCATCGGCGCGTTCCTGCTGGTGGAGCGGCTGGCGACGCTCTGA
- a CDS encoding Lrp/AsnC family transcriptional regulator: protein MDDVDRKILAELQQDGRLTVTELAARVRLSVSPCHRRLRELERSGAIQGYRAVVDATALGLNFEALVFVSMRQEDRDTVAEFERAVGELDHVLDAQRLFGEPDYLLRVATADLAAFQRLYDERLATLPGVQRLTSTLVMKHVVRDRPLPA from the coding sequence ATGGACGACGTGGACCGGAAGATCCTTGCCGAGCTTCAGCAGGACGGGCGGCTGACCGTGACCGAGCTGGCCGCGCGGGTGCGACTCAGCGTCTCGCCGTGCCACCGCCGGCTGCGTGAGCTGGAGCGCTCCGGTGCGATCCAGGGCTACCGGGCGGTGGTGGACGCGACGGCGCTCGGGCTGAACTTCGAGGCGCTGGTCTTCGTGTCCATGCGGCAGGAGGACCGGGACACGGTGGCCGAGTTCGAGCGGGCGGTCGGCGAGCTGGACCATGTGCTGGACGCGCAGCGGCTGTTCGGGGAGCCGGACTACCTCCTGCGGGTGGCAACGGCCGACCTCGCGGCGTTCCAGCGGCTGTACGACGAGCGGCTCGCGACGCTGCCGGGGGTGCAGCGGCTGACGTCCACCCTGGTGATGAAGCACGTCGTACGGGACCGGCCGCTCCCGGCGTGA
- a CDS encoding TetR family transcriptional regulator, with protein MRTVDGRVAGRRGQATRQKLLDCLSEMLSSSPYRDVKVIDVARKAGTSPATFYQYFPDVEGAVLEIADQMAAEGAGLTELVEGRSWAGKSGWQTSQELVDGFLDFWKRHDAILRVVDLGAAEGDKRFYKIRMKILNSVNNSLADSIAELQSKGRVDKDVNPSAVAGSLVAMLAAVAAHQKGFTSWGVKQAELKPNLALLIHLGVTGRKPSK; from the coding sequence GTGCGTACCGTCGACGGCCGCGTGGCCGGTAGGCGTGGGCAGGCGACCCGGCAGAAGCTGCTCGACTGCCTCAGCGAGATGCTCAGCTCCTCCCCGTACCGGGACGTCAAGGTCATCGATGTCGCCCGGAAGGCGGGAACTTCGCCCGCGACCTTCTACCAGTACTTCCCGGACGTCGAGGGTGCCGTCCTGGAGATCGCCGACCAAATGGCCGCCGAGGGCGCCGGATTGACCGAGCTGGTCGAGGGACGCTCCTGGGCCGGCAAGTCCGGCTGGCAGACCTCGCAGGAACTCGTGGACGGCTTCCTGGACTTCTGGAAGAGGCACGACGCGATCCTGCGCGTGGTCGACCTCGGCGCCGCCGAAGGGGACAAACGGTTCTACAAGATCCGTATGAAGATCCTGAACTCGGTGAACAACTCGCTCGCCGACTCGATCGCGGAACTCCAGTCCAAGGGCCGCGTGGACAAGGACGTGAACCCCTCCGCGGTGGCCGGCTCCCTCGTCGCCATGCTCGCCGCGGTCGCCGCCCACCAGAAGGGCTTCACCTCCTGGGGCGTCAAGCAGGCAGAACTCAAGCCCAATCTGGCCCTGTTGATCCACCTGGGCGTCACGGGGCGCAAGCCGTCGAAATAG
- a CDS encoding VOC family protein — protein sequence MSDVEGGKRFYGDLFGWSFQEGEAGSVWATLDGRPVAQLGRKADGRMPTVWTVYFATPDIQTLGRRITATGGRLVVTPYPVAELGRAALAADPEGAVFGLWQARRHPGFGVRHEPGTFVWAELYTRDTTGANTFYGGLFHHALFAPGADPDFGRADVTDVFPAEMPPHILAHFRVTGLDEALGTVRRLGGRVQAPPFEASYGRVAVVTDNQGASFALLER from the coding sequence CTGTCCGACGTCGAGGGCGGCAAGCGGTTCTACGGGGACCTCTTCGGCTGGAGCTTCCAGGAGGGGGAGGCCGGGTCCGTGTGGGCCACGCTGGACGGGCGGCCGGTGGCGCAGCTGGGGCGGAAGGCGGACGGGCGGATGCCCACCGTCTGGACCGTGTACTTCGCGACGCCGGACATCCAGACGCTCGGCCGCAGGATCACCGCGACCGGCGGCCGGCTGGTCGTGACCCCGTACCCGGTCGCCGAACTCGGCCGGGCCGCCCTCGCCGCCGACCCCGAGGGCGCGGTGTTCGGGCTGTGGCAGGCGCGCCGCCACCCCGGATTCGGGGTGCGCCACGAGCCCGGCACCTTCGTCTGGGCCGAGCTGTACACCCGCGACACCACCGGCGCGAACACCTTCTACGGCGGCCTGTTCCACCACGCCCTGTTCGCCCCCGGCGCCGACCCCGACTTCGGCCGCGCCGACGTCACCGACGTCTTTCCCGCCGAGATGCCCCCGCACATCCTCGCCCACTTCCGCGTCACCGGCCTCGACGAGGCGCTCGGCACCGTCCGGCGGCTCGGCGGCCGGGTGCAGGCGCCCCCGTTCGAGGCGTCGTACGGACGGGTGGCCGTCGTCACCGACAATCAAGGGGCGTCGTTCGCACTACTGGAGCGGTAG
- a CDS encoding PQQ-binding-like beta-propeller repeat protein gives MDQLTQHDPRRIGPFEVLGRLGAGGMGLVYLARSASGRRVAIKTVRTELAEDQLFRVRFTREVEAARAVSGFYTAAVVDADPRAAVPWLATAYVPAPSLEEIVNECGPLPAQAVRWLAAGVAEALQSIHGAGLVHRDLKPSNVLVVEDGPRVIDFGIASGVSNTRLTMTNVAVGTPAYMSPEQAKDSRSVTGASDVFSLGSMLVFAATGHPPFHGANPVETVFMLLREGPDLTGLPDELRPLIEVCMQMEAPGRPSPADLQAQLAPHLFGSGSDDSGTASAWLPDHAVALIESRRGGRPAPKPAPATTAHGPRPTGPGPRPTAGPVVPPPPPYDPPVPSASFAAPAAAPDTGPVRLAGAPVPIGPGPRVADARAAAVKAPPPEAGLVANWSRPRPGVAGADPAVPSAPPGPPEPASGWRPWRFRMSNDVWGTPSVDGDLVYVTSFEVHALDVGTGRRRFKTRDVAWSMAVADGRVHASDGPTLFALDAREGTDLWRLSTDAWVYSLKADHGTVVTGTRGGGVQAWEASSGQRLWEISGCQTDFETPEAGPHVHDGTVYVWQDARLRALDARTGDERWAYPIGDAASCGGVPVRITPAPDGYVYICAGSRVLAVEAVSGMVRWHFEAPAVFLGPPAFAPGPAVTGGGVYLADYLGTVYALDATDGRDRWRIATEARSSIEPVLVAAGHVHVGSGKGLYTLDAVTGTPKWRFQAGGDVVGAPAVAEGRIHFGSTDHLLYTLKADDGRLRWKLATGGEITGSPVVRDGVVYACSKDRCVYALDAEKGTGTARTA, from the coding sequence GTGGATCAGCTGACGCAGCACGATCCGCGGCGGATCGGGCCGTTCGAGGTGCTGGGCCGGCTGGGTGCCGGCGGCATGGGGCTGGTCTATCTCGCGCGCTCGGCGTCCGGCCGGCGCGTGGCGATCAAGACGGTGCGCACGGAACTGGCCGAGGACCAGCTCTTCCGGGTCCGCTTCACCCGCGAGGTGGAGGCGGCCCGCGCGGTCTCCGGCTTCTACACGGCCGCCGTGGTCGACGCCGACCCGCGCGCCGCCGTGCCGTGGCTGGCCACCGCCTATGTGCCCGCGCCCTCTCTCGAGGAGATAGTGAACGAGTGCGGGCCGCTGCCGGCGCAGGCCGTGCGCTGGCTCGCCGCGGGCGTCGCCGAGGCCCTCCAGTCCATCCACGGCGCGGGCCTGGTCCACCGCGACCTCAAGCCGTCCAATGTGCTCGTGGTCGAGGACGGCCCCCGGGTGATCGACTTCGGCATCGCGTCCGGCGTCTCGAACACCCGTCTGACGATGACGAACGTCGCCGTCGGCACCCCCGCCTACATGTCCCCGGAGCAGGCCAAGGACTCCCGCAGCGTCACCGGCGCCAGCGATGTCTTCTCGCTCGGCTCCATGCTGGTCTTCGCGGCCACCGGGCACCCGCCCTTCCACGGCGCCAACCCGGTCGAGACCGTGTTCATGCTGCTGCGCGAGGGCCCCGACCTCACCGGTCTGCCGGACGAGCTGCGCCCGCTCATCGAGGTCTGTATGCAGATGGAGGCTCCCGGCCGTCCGTCGCCCGCCGACCTCCAGGCCCAGCTCGCGCCGCATCTCTTCGGTTCCGGCTCGGACGACAGCGGCACCGCCTCCGCCTGGCTGCCCGATCACGCGGTGGCCCTGATCGAGTCCCGCCGCGGCGGCCGCCCGGCCCCCAAGCCCGCCCCGGCGACGACCGCTCACGGCCCGCGCCCCACCGGACCCGGGCCGCGCCCCACCGCGGGCCCGGTCGTCCCGCCGCCGCCCCCGTACGACCCGCCGGTCCCGTCGGCCTCCTTCGCGGCCCCGGCCGCCGCCCCCGACACCGGCCCGGTCCGGCTGGCCGGCGCCCCGGTCCCGATCGGCCCCGGCCCGCGCGTCGCCGACGCCCGCGCCGCCGCCGTCAAGGCGCCCCCGCCGGAGGCCGGACTGGTCGCCAACTGGTCCCGCCCGCGCCCCGGGGTGGCCGGCGCCGACCCCGCCGTACCGTCCGCCCCGCCCGGTCCCCCGGAGCCGGCGAGCGGCTGGCGCCCCTGGCGTTTCCGCATGTCGAACGACGTCTGGGGCACCCCCTCCGTCGACGGCGACCTCGTCTACGTCACCTCCTTCGAGGTGCACGCCCTCGATGTGGGCACCGGCCGGCGCCGCTTCAAGACGCGGGACGTGGCCTGGTCCATGGCGGTCGCGGACGGGCGGGTGCACGCCTCCGACGGCCCCACCCTGTTCGCCCTCGACGCCCGCGAGGGCACCGATCTGTGGCGGCTGTCCACGGACGCCTGGGTGTACTCCCTCAAGGCCGACCACGGCACGGTCGTCACCGGCACCCGGGGCGGCGGCGTCCAGGCGTGGGAGGCGTCGAGCGGGCAGCGGCTGTGGGAGATCAGCGGCTGCCAGACCGACTTCGAGACCCCCGAGGCGGGCCCGCACGTCCACGACGGCACGGTCTACGTCTGGCAGGACGCCCGGCTGCGCGCGCTGGACGCCCGTACCGGCGACGAGCGCTGGGCGTACCCGATCGGCGACGCGGCCTCCTGCGGCGGCGTCCCGGTCCGGATCACCCCGGCCCCCGACGGCTATGTGTACATCTGCGCCGGCAGCCGCGTCCTCGCCGTCGAGGCGGTCAGCGGAATGGTGCGCTGGCACTTCGAGGCCCCGGCGGTCTTCCTCGGCCCGCCCGCCTTCGCGCCCGGCCCCGCCGTCACCGGCGGCGGTGTCTACCTCGCCGACTACCTCGGCACGGTCTACGCCCTCGACGCCACCGACGGCCGCGACCGCTGGCGTATCGCCACCGAGGCCCGCTCCTCCATCGAGCCGGTCCTGGTGGCCGCGGGGCACGTCCATGTCGGCAGCGGCAAGGGCCTGTACACCCTGGACGCGGTCACCGGCACCCCCAAGTGGCGCTTCCAGGCGGGCGGGGACGTGGTGGGCGCCCCGGCGGTCGCGGAGGGCCGGATCCACTTCGGCTCCACCGACCACCTCCTGTACACCCTCAAGGCCGACGACGGCCGGCTCCGCTGGAAGCTGGCCACCGGCGGCGAGATCACCGGCTCCCCGGTGGTCAGGGACGGGGTGGTGTACGCGTGCAGCAAGGACCGCTGCGTGTACGCGCTGGACGCGGAGAAGGGCACGGGGACGGCTCGTACGGCCTGA
- a CDS encoding enoyl-CoA hydratase/isomerase family protein yields MNTVRLTAGEGTGVAVVTLDRPERLNAIDAEMVRELRAVWGRLRSDDAVRAVVLTGAGERAFCTGIDRDTVVPQPSSPYAQDDPLLGVGPKANGLWKPVVAAVRGMVCGGAFYLLGECEFVVADRTAEFFDPHTTYGMVSAYESVLMAERMPYGEAARMMLMGTAERISAERAHAIGLVSELTVDGDPLAAAVRCAEVVAGYPTAGVQGTVRALWAAREAARAQAFAQAPHLIALGNLPPARQAELFAARRRGFRVR; encoded by the coding sequence GTGAACACCGTGCGCCTGACGGCCGGCGAGGGCACCGGGGTCGCCGTCGTCACCCTGGACCGGCCCGAGCGGCTCAACGCCATCGACGCGGAGATGGTGCGGGAACTCCGGGCGGTGTGGGGCCGGTTGAGGTCCGACGACGCCGTGCGGGCCGTCGTGCTCACCGGGGCCGGGGAGCGGGCGTTCTGCACGGGGATCGACCGGGACACCGTCGTACCGCAGCCGTCGTCGCCGTACGCGCAGGACGATCCGCTGCTGGGCGTCGGGCCGAAGGCGAACGGGCTGTGGAAGCCGGTCGTCGCGGCGGTGCGCGGGATGGTGTGCGGCGGGGCCTTCTATCTGCTGGGCGAGTGCGAGTTCGTGGTCGCGGACCGCACGGCGGAGTTCTTCGATCCGCACACCACGTACGGCATGGTCAGCGCGTACGAGTCCGTGCTCATGGCCGAGCGGATGCCGTACGGGGAGGCGGCCCGGATGATGCTCATGGGGACGGCCGAGCGGATCTCCGCCGAGCGGGCCCACGCGATCGGTCTGGTGTCCGAACTCACGGTGGACGGTGACCCGTTGGCGGCGGCGGTGCGCTGCGCGGAGGTGGTCGCCGGGTATCCGACGGCGGGGGTGCAGGGGACCGTGCGGGCCCTGTGGGCGGCGCGCGAGGCCGCCCGCGCGCAGGCCTTCGCGCAGGCCCCGCACCTCATCGCCCTCGGCAACCTCCCGCCCGCCCGGCAGGCGGAGCTGTTCGCGGCGCGGCGGCGGGGTTTCCGGGTGCGGTGA
- a CDS encoding Zn-ribbon domain-containing OB-fold protein, which yields MLKPVTDADGAPFWEYAARGELRVQTCSGCGEPRFPPRPCCPHCRSFASGWQPMSGRGRVWSYVVPHPPLLPAYAEQAPYNVVVVELADAPRIRLVGNLVTGAGAPLGSLDPGRIRIGARVRAVFHEGLPQWVLA from the coding sequence ATGCTGAAGCCGGTCACCGACGCCGACGGCGCGCCCTTCTGGGAGTACGCGGCCCGCGGCGAACTGCGCGTACAGACCTGCTCGGGGTGCGGCGAGCCCCGCTTCCCGCCCCGGCCCTGCTGCCCGCACTGCCGGTCCTTCGCGAGCGGGTGGCAGCCGATGTCGGGGCGCGGGCGCGTGTGGTCGTACGTCGTCCCGCACCCGCCGCTGCTGCCCGCGTACGCGGAACAGGCGCCGTACAACGTGGTCGTGGTGGAGCTGGCGGACGCCCCCCGGATCCGGCTGGTCGGCAATCTGGTCACCGGGGCGGGCGCGCCGCTCGGCTCCCTCGATCCGGGGCGCATCCGGATCGGCGCCCGGGTGCGGGCGGTCTTCCACGAGGGGCTGCCGCAGTGGGTGCTCGCGTGA
- a CDS encoding lipid-transfer protein, with protein sequence MAGTGLKDATAIVGIGQTAFAKHLPEDEKTLACRAVLAALDDAGIAPGEVDAVASYTMEETDEVELAKAVGFGDLTYFGKVGFGGGGSCATVAHLATAIAAGQATVGVAWRSRKRGSGPRPWTGATGQLPTPAQWTRPFGVLRPVDETAMLARRYMHEYGATRDHLFNVALACRNRANQNPAAVMYDRPLTREMYMTSRWISEPLCLFDNCLETDGASACVVVGRERARDCRRRPVYVHAAAQGLPAQHHGMVNYWNDDPLTGPSWTTARQLWKHADLTPDDVDVAQIYDGFSILVPLSLEGYGFCGRGEGGAFTEQGALETGGRLPLNTGGGGLSEGYVHGFNLITEGVRQLRGTSTAQVPGAATCLVTAGESVPTSALLLRS encoded by the coding sequence ATGGCAGGGACGGGGCTCAAGGACGCCACGGCCATCGTCGGGATCGGGCAGACCGCGTTCGCCAAGCACCTCCCGGAGGACGAGAAGACCCTTGCCTGCCGGGCCGTGCTCGCCGCGCTGGACGACGCCGGGATCGCGCCCGGCGAGGTCGACGCCGTGGCCTCCTACACGATGGAGGAGACGGACGAGGTGGAGCTGGCGAAGGCAGTGGGGTTCGGGGATCTCACCTACTTCGGCAAGGTCGGTTTCGGCGGCGGGGGTTCGTGCGCCACCGTCGCGCACCTCGCCACCGCCATCGCCGCCGGGCAGGCCACCGTGGGCGTCGCCTGGCGGTCCCGCAAGCGCGGCAGCGGACCCCGGCCGTGGACCGGCGCCACCGGCCAACTCCCCACCCCGGCCCAGTGGACCCGGCCGTTCGGGGTGCTGCGGCCCGTGGACGAGACGGCCATGCTGGCCCGGCGGTACATGCACGAGTACGGCGCCACCCGCGACCATCTCTTCAACGTCGCCCTCGCCTGTCGCAACCGGGCCAACCAGAACCCGGCCGCCGTGATGTACGACCGCCCGCTCACCCGCGAGATGTACATGACCTCCCGCTGGATCAGCGAACCCCTCTGCCTCTTCGACAACTGCCTGGAGACCGACGGGGCGTCGGCGTGTGTCGTCGTCGGGCGGGAACGGGCCCGGGACTGCCGTCGCAGGCCCGTGTACGTCCACGCCGCCGCGCAGGGCCTGCCCGCCCAGCACCACGGCATGGTCAACTACTGGAACGACGACCCCCTCACCGGCCCCTCCTGGACCACCGCCCGGCAGCTGTGGAAGCACGCCGACCTCACCCCCGACGACGTGGACGTGGCCCAGATCTACGACGGGTTCAGCATCCTCGTCCCGCTCTCCCTGGAGGGCTACGGCTTCTGCGGACGAGGGGAGGGCGGCGCCTTCACCGAGCAGGGCGCCCTGGAGACCGGCGGGCGGCTGCCCCTCAACACCGGGGGCGGCGGGCTCTCCGAGGGCTATGTGCATGGCTTCAACCTCATCACCGAAGGGGTGCGGCAGCTGCGCGGCACCAGCACCGCGCAGGTCCCCGGCGCCGCCACCTGCCTGGTCACCGCGGGCGAGAGCGTCCCCACCTCCGCGCTGCTGCTGAGGAGTTGA